The Parabacteroides sp. FAFU027 genome includes the window GCTATGATACAGACACTTCCAGAACCCGGCTTTATCGTCGCTTCTGTTGATTGAGCCATCCGATTTTATGCTCCAGTACCATTCCCCGGATGTTTTGTCGAGTAAATGAGTTTTGATATAACTCCAGCAATTGACAACTTTCTCCAGATAGGAGTCTTCCTGAGTCAACTGCCACATATCGAAGTAGCCCACCATAGCCTCGGCTTGCACCCACCAGTGACGGTCGGCATCGGTATGTCCGGTTGCCAAGTCATATTCGTAGATAAGACTACCGTCTAGCTGTAATCCTTCGGTTGCTGCATCAGATATTTGCGGAAGGCCTTTTCGCACACGTTCAAGCAAAGCTTTATCGTCCAACACTTCGGCCGCTTCATGAATCAACCACACCTCCTCTATATCGTGACCATAAGATAC containing:
- a CDS encoding AGE family epimerase/isomerase, whose product is MSAQLKNLVELFIDKILHPETGHLQLCFNDNWESKSPAVSYGHDIEEVWLIHEAAEVLDDKALLERVRKGLPQISDAATEGLQLDGSLIYEYDLATGHTDADRHWWVQAEAMVGYFDMWQLTQEDSYLEKVVNCWSYIKTHLLDKTSGEWYWSIKSDGSINRSDDKAGFWKCLYHSGRMCMKIYERIQKLSL